One part of the Paraglaciecola sp. L3A3 genome encodes these proteins:
- a CDS encoding DUF1552 domain-containing protein, with product MASNIVNFNRRTFLKTAGSSLLLPALPSIATSNKSGISTATQAKRLCCIFFGMGVSLPPEDHVAYKDWHWFPKEYGADYTFSKSNIALKPFKQQISFLSGLSHPRTRGIYAHSTGGYFLSGADPLTPAGNSISADQVYAMHVGSQTRYPFITMGSEGGLGDFRRPNTMSYNAAGQPIPSLGDPQSVFHELFGEQKGDKKSIEQSFTRNRSILDAVTPDLTRLHNTIASEDKSRLEQYLTAIRSLESRQQKAQEWLDVPKPHVDANQFQLDIDPIQDGPTAFIDSMYQLIHTAFLTDSTRTVCYQKVKEAAGGLAARFPEVLGLPHHHQMSHGFNEEGGYERWGTYDAFLTQRFAGFLKLMAETDDPYAEGSLLDNTIILYGSGTSTVHNPRNFPLIVAGGSNLGLAHGAHHNFDESIPMTNLLLTLLQQLGTPVDKFSNSTGRISQILA from the coding sequence TTGGCTAGTAATATTGTAAATTTTAATCGACGTACTTTCTTAAAAACAGCAGGATCATCGTTATTGTTGCCCGCTTTACCTTCTATTGCGACTAGTAATAAGTCAGGCATCAGTACTGCCACACAAGCTAAACGTTTATGTTGTATCTTTTTTGGTATGGGGGTGTCTTTGCCGCCAGAAGATCATGTAGCTTACAAAGATTGGCACTGGTTTCCCAAGGAATATGGGGCAGATTACACTTTTAGTAAATCGAATATCGCCCTTAAACCTTTTAAACAACAGATTAGTTTTTTATCAGGCTTATCTCATCCTCGTACTCGAGGGATTTATGCCCACTCAACAGGGGGCTATTTTCTAAGCGGCGCTGATCCACTGACCCCTGCAGGAAACTCAATTTCAGCTGATCAAGTGTATGCCATGCATGTAGGTTCACAAACTCGGTATCCTTTTATTACTATGGGCTCTGAAGGTGGTTTAGGAGACTTCCGTCGACCCAATACCATGTCTTACAATGCAGCAGGTCAACCCATTCCATCCCTTGGCGATCCACAAAGTGTTTTCCATGAGTTATTTGGTGAACAAAAAGGTGACAAAAAATCCATCGAGCAATCGTTTACTCGTAATCGTTCGATATTAGATGCAGTGACACCAGATTTAACACGTTTGCATAACACTATCGCCAGTGAAGATAAGTCTAGATTAGAGCAATACCTCACTGCTATTCGTTCTTTAGAGAGTCGCCAACAAAAAGCACAAGAGTGGTTAGATGTGCCCAAACCGCATGTGGATGCCAATCAATTCCAACTAGATATAGATCCTATTCAAGATGGGCCAACTGCCTTTATCGATAGCATGTATCAATTAATTCACACTGCATTTTTAACTGACAGTACACGGACAGTGTGTTACCAAAAAGTCAAAGAAGCGGCGGGGGGATTGGCTGCAAGGTTTCCTGAAGTGTTGGGATTGCCTCATCATCACCAAATGTCTCATGGGTTTAATGAAGAAGGGGGCTACGAGCGTTGGGGCACCTATGATGCTTTTTTAACCCAACGTTTTGCTGGATTTTTAAAGCTAATGGCTGAAACAGATGATCCTTATGCTGAAGGTTCATTGTTAGATAACACCATAATTTTGTATGGCTCGGGAACGAGTACAGTGCATAATCCCCGTAATTTTCCTTTGATCGTCGCTGGTGGCAGTAATTTAGGTCTAGCTCACGGCGCCCACCATAACTTTGATGAAAGTATACCTATGACTAATTTGTTGTTAACTCTGTTACAGCAGCTGGGTACACCGGTGGATAAATTCTCTAATAGTACAGGGCGAATTTCACAAATATTGGCTTAA
- a CDS encoding sialic acid TRAP transporter substrate-binding protein SiaP, which produces MPFSYLQHSLCKVDIKKAVMLWFAFAVFVSFNAMAKQDVKHLNWAHVYETSEPLHKWAVWAADEINKRTEGRYSIDVFPVSIMGKEAELNQSLSLGTLDIIYTGTSFAAQNYPPIALPDLPYVYRDFQHWQKFNDSDLFAELAEGYRLASRGNRIVGNNYYGQRHVTSNKPIKTPDDMINLKLRVPNATIFKMFPLAVGANPSPIAFSEVYLALQQGVVDAQENPLPTIKAKKFYEVQEYISLTGHLQGTVLSVASDRLWNMLSDVDKAIFSQVFKEAAEKVSADTRQSEKDLIAWFEEQGVTVLTVDRNAFREKVLPTHVEAKQKIGADLYDRLQNIR; this is translated from the coding sequence ATGCCATTTTCTTATTTACAGCACTCCCTTTGTAAAGTCGATATCAAAAAAGCAGTCATGCTTTGGTTCGCCTTTGCTGTTTTTGTTAGCTTCAACGCTATGGCCAAACAGGACGTAAAACACCTGAATTGGGCTCATGTCTATGAAACCTCTGAACCATTACATAAATGGGCGGTTTGGGCCGCAGATGAAATCAACAAACGCACAGAAGGGCGTTACAGTATTGATGTGTTTCCTGTTTCAATTATGGGTAAAGAAGCCGAACTTAATCAAAGCTTAAGTTTGGGCACCTTAGATATTATTTATACCGGCACCAGTTTTGCTGCGCAAAATTATCCGCCTATTGCCTTACCTGATTTACCTTATGTTTATCGAGATTTCCAGCATTGGCAAAAATTTAATGATAGTGATTTGTTCGCTGAGCTGGCAGAAGGATACAGGTTGGCTTCACGAGGAAATCGTATTGTTGGCAATAATTATTATGGCCAACGACATGTTACTTCGAATAAGCCAATTAAAACTCCTGATGACATGATAAACCTAAAATTGCGTGTACCTAACGCGACTATTTTTAAAATGTTTCCTTTGGCCGTAGGCGCTAACCCTAGTCCCATTGCATTTTCAGAAGTGTATTTAGCTTTGCAACAAGGAGTGGTAGACGCACAAGAAAATCCATTACCTACCATTAAAGCTAAAAAGTTTTATGAAGTGCAAGAGTACATTAGTTTAACTGGGCATTTACAAGGTACTGTGCTTTCTGTCGCCAGCGACAGATTATGGAATATGTTATCAGATGTGGATAAAGCTATATTCAGCCAAGTGTTTAAAGAAGCGGCTGAGAAGGTGTCAGCTGATACCCGTCAATCAGAAAAAGACTTGATCGCTTGGTTTGAAGAACAAGGAGTAACTGTTTTGACTGTTGATCGAAACGCTTTCCGCGAAAAAGTGTTGCCTACTCATGTAGAAGCCAAACAAAAAATAGGAGCCGATCTGTATGACAGACTACAAAACATCCGATGA
- a CDS encoding TRAP transporter small permease, with the protein MTDYKTSDDPEQFNALNFEIEDDEPFSYADFAVEDWLAFVLFWLLAITLFSQFLSRYVFSSPLGWTEELARYQLVALGFIGSCMGVRKNTHIFVSLFHRWMPASLSLNVYRFIALCNLLFLSALAYFAWQIIPLLEIHKMASLDVPVSVLYSVVFGGLVLMIFRSIQHLFKMLTSGPDAIANNTQKSLD; encoded by the coding sequence ATGACAGACTACAAAACATCCGATGATCCCGAGCAGTTTAATGCACTGAATTTTGAAATTGAGGATGATGAACCTTTTTCTTATGCTGATTTCGCCGTAGAAGACTGGCTTGCCTTTGTTTTATTTTGGTTGTTGGCTATTACCTTGTTTTCACAATTTCTTAGTCGTTATGTATTTTCGTCACCCTTAGGTTGGACTGAAGAACTCGCTCGATACCAGTTAGTGGCCTTAGGCTTTATTGGCTCATGTATGGGCGTGCGTAAAAATACCCATATTTTTGTCAGTTTATTCCATCGTTGGATGCCAGCCAGTTTATCGCTGAATGTGTATCGGTTTATTGCCTTGTGTAATTTATTGTTTTTATCAGCCTTAGCTTATTTTGCATGGCAAATTATACCTCTGCTTGAAATTCACAAAATGGCGTCTTTAGATGTGCCTGTTAGTGTACTGTATTCAGTGGTGTTTGGTGGCTTGGTGCTGATGATTTTTCGCTCAATACAACATTTATTTAAGATGTTAACGTCAGGCCCTGATGCCATTGCCAATAACACTCAAAAATCTTTAGATTAG
- a CDS encoding TRAP transporter large permease, whose amino-acid sequence MVIAILLVSLFIMIMLGFPVAFALAGSALLAILYDGQVPELIVLHRMVGGMDSFPLLSIPFFVLAGGLMNSSGITNRIFNFANALVGWMRGGLGHVNISASIMFAGMSGAAVADAGGLGAIEVKAMREKGYDAGFAVGITAASSTIGPIIPPSLPMIIYGVMAGASIGQLFAAGFIPGLLMAVSLMIMVAYYSKKRNYPKDAGFSPIRLGRTFKSAFLSLLTPVIIIGGILFGVFTATEAAIAAAVYSLFLGTVVYRSLSIKKLVKVSMETIETTSIILMIIAGAAIFSWVLTSQHVTEDFTRWMLTITDNKTLLLLMITFILFVVGCFMETIAAITILTPVLLPIAVSLGIDPVHFGVVMVLNLMIGLLTPPVGMVLYVLSRVTKVPFEECAKATIPFVIPLVIVLLLVTFIPQLSMWLPGLIYG is encoded by the coding sequence ATGGTTATTGCAATATTATTAGTGTCTTTGTTCATTATGATTATGCTGGGTTTTCCTGTGGCATTTGCCTTAGCAGGGTCGGCTTTATTAGCTATTTTATATGATGGACAAGTGCCAGAATTAATCGTTTTACATCGTATGGTTGGCGGTATGGATAGCTTTCCATTGTTGTCTATTCCGTTCTTTGTTTTAGCGGGTGGATTAATGAATTCATCCGGTATTACCAATCGTATTTTTAATTTTGCCAATGCGCTAGTGGGTTGGATGCGTGGTGGTTTAGGTCATGTCAATATCAGTGCTTCTATTATGTTTGCTGGTATGTCTGGTGCTGCTGTAGCCGATGCTGGTGGTTTAGGTGCTATCGAAGTGAAAGCCATGCGTGAAAAAGGTTACGACGCTGGATTTGCTGTGGGTATTACCGCGGCATCTTCTACTATTGGACCAATTATCCCCCCCAGTTTACCTATGATTATTTATGGCGTGATGGCGGGAGCTTCTATTGGCCAATTATTTGCCGCAGGGTTTATTCCTGGTTTATTAATGGCTGTGTCTTTGATGATTATGGTGGCCTATTATTCGAAAAAACGTAACTATCCTAAAGATGCAGGGTTTAGCCCAATTCGTTTGGGTAGAACATTCAAATCAGCTTTCTTATCTTTACTGACCCCAGTGATTATTATTGGGGGGATTTTATTTGGTGTGTTTACTGCTACCGAAGCTGCAATTGCCGCTGCGGTTTATTCATTATTTTTGGGCACTGTAGTTTATCGTTCTTTAAGTATTAAGAAGTTGGTTAAAGTGAGCATGGAAACCATAGAAACCACCAGTATCATTTTGATGATTATTGCCGGTGCCGCGATTTTTTCTTGGGTATTAACCAGCCAACATGTGACTGAAGATTTCACCCGCTGGATGTTAACCATCACTGACAATAAAACCTTATTGTTGTTAATGATCACTTTTATCCTATTTGTGGTGGGTTGTTTTATGGAAACGATAGCAGCGATCACCATTCTTACCCCAGTATTATTACCTATCGCGGTTAGTCTAGGCATAGATCCCGTACACTTTGGTGTGGTCATGGTACTTAACCTAATGATTGGCTTATTAACACCGCCTGTGGGTATGGTGCTGTATGTCTTGTCTCGGGTGACTAAGGTGCCCTTTGAAGAATGCGCGAAAGCAACCATACCTTTTGTGATCCCTCTGGTTATTGTCTTGCTCTTGGTGACTTTTATTCCGCAACTTTCTATGTGGTTACCAGGCTTGATTTACGGATAA
- a CDS encoding isoprenylcysteine carboxylmethyltransferase family protein, which produces MDKLKLKVPPVLVLLVLILLVYFLKRSGLVFIVSMNTVYSPYILTMIGCVIAVLGVWEFRKKKTSVNPHNPNKASRLVTGGIYRITRNPMYLGMLLVLIGVILRFENILGFVTIPIYILYMNQFQIKPEEQIIETKFAAEYIAYKNKVRRWL; this is translated from the coding sequence ATGGATAAACTTAAGCTAAAAGTTCCACCTGTGCTTGTATTACTAGTATTGATTTTATTAGTGTATTTTCTTAAGCGCAGTGGGCTAGTTTTCATAGTGTCAATGAATACAGTTTATTCACCCTATATCTTAACGATGATAGGTTGTGTAATAGCGGTATTAGGTGTGTGGGAGTTCCGGAAGAAGAAAACCAGTGTTAACCCACATAATCCCAATAAAGCCTCTAGGTTAGTGACAGGAGGCATTTATCGTATCACTCGCAATCCCATGTATTTAGGCATGTTATTGGTATTAATCGGAGTGATATTAAGATTCGAAAATATACTAGGGTTTGTCACTATTCCCATCTATATACTTTATATGAATCAATTCCAAATAAAACCGGAAGAGCAAATAATTGAAACGAAGTTTGCTGCAGAATATATTGCATATAAAAATAAAGTACGCCGCTGGCTTTAA
- a CDS encoding LysM peptidoglycan-binding domain-containing protein: MRTHSLAIIILASLLSACQLTADSSQQDAEQAQNPPDHMAFTCSESEKHAEQDLDCDSANEGTFPISHPVDPVDVAVVVPDEIVEAAAEEEIKDLWHRVRSQLEFEYPDNKRIAAQRNWYLKHPEYMQRVAKRAKPFLYLIIEQLEQQNMPLELTLLPVVESAFDPFAYSHGRAAGMWQFIPGTGKRFGMKQTWWYDGRRDVLASTQGAIDYLNYLLKMFDGDWYHALAAYNSGEGRVLRAIKKNKKEHKATDFWSLDLPRETEAYVPKLLALADILANSDKYQFEWPIIDNIAITQEVEIGSQIDLALAAEMAGLTLKELHALNPGFNRWATDPDGPFNLLLPIDKVESFETELAKTDNKNRLNWVRHKVRSGDSLLKLAAKYHTTADIIGDVNKIKGNMIRVGEHLIIPVALKSLDAYTLSQEQRLAKVQSAKSGSSKLTHKVKSGDTFWDLSRKYKVNLRSLAKWNGMAPTDPLRPGKELVIWQKESSTTANQDSIMRTLTYTVRNGDSLARIASKFKVKVKDLEKWNQSKLKKYLQPGQKLKIYVDVTRT, encoded by the coding sequence TTGCGTACCCATTCTCTCGCTATAATTATACTGGCTAGCCTACTGTCTGCTTGCCAACTTACAGCCGATTCATCACAACAAGATGCAGAACAAGCTCAGAACCCTCCAGATCACATGGCTTTTACTTGTTCTGAATCAGAAAAACACGCCGAACAAGATTTAGATTGCGATTCTGCCAATGAAGGTACGTTTCCAATATCTCACCCAGTAGATCCAGTTGATGTCGCAGTAGTAGTGCCAGATGAAATTGTCGAAGCTGCTGCTGAAGAAGAAATTAAAGATTTATGGCACAGAGTGCGTTCACAACTTGAGTTCGAATATCCCGATAACAAAAGAATTGCAGCACAACGTAACTGGTACTTAAAACATCCAGAATATATGCAGCGTGTAGCCAAACGAGCTAAACCATTTTTGTATTTAATCATTGAACAATTAGAACAACAAAATATGCCATTGGAACTGACATTACTGCCTGTAGTAGAAAGTGCCTTTGACCCCTTTGCATATTCTCATGGTCGTGCAGCAGGTATGTGGCAGTTTATTCCAGGCACAGGAAAACGTTTTGGAATGAAACAAACTTGGTGGTACGACGGCCGTCGTGATGTATTAGCCTCAACCCAAGGGGCTATTGATTACCTTAATTACCTATTAAAAATGTTTGATGGTGATTGGTATCATGCTCTAGCAGCTTATAACAGTGGTGAAGGACGTGTCCTCAGAGCAATAAAGAAAAACAAAAAGGAACACAAAGCAACAGACTTTTGGTCTTTAGATTTACCCCGAGAAACTGAAGCTTATGTGCCAAAATTATTAGCCCTAGCCGACATATTGGCTAACAGTGACAAATACCAATTTGAGTGGCCAATCATTGACAATATAGCCATTACTCAAGAAGTAGAAATAGGTTCACAAATTGACTTAGCTTTAGCAGCAGAAATGGCTGGCCTGACGTTAAAAGAATTACATGCTTTGAATCCTGGATTTAACCGCTGGGCTACGGATCCAGATGGTCCATTCAACTTGTTATTACCTATTGATAAAGTTGAAAGTTTTGAAACTGAGCTAGCAAAAACCGATAACAAAAACCGTTTAAATTGGGTAAGACATAAAGTGAGAAGTGGCGACAGTTTACTTAAACTTGCAGCTAAATATCACACCACGGCAGATATAATCGGTGATGTGAATAAAATAAAAGGAAACATGATCCGTGTTGGGGAGCACTTAATCATTCCCGTTGCCCTTAAATCTTTAGATGCTTACACCTTATCTCAAGAACAACGTTTAGCTAAAGTTCAATCAGCTAAAAGTGGTTCATCTAAATTGACCCACAAAGTTAAAAGTGGCGATACATTTTGGGATCTGAGCCGAAAATATAAGGTTAATTTGCGCAGTCTAGCCAAATGGAACGGTATGGCTCCCACAGATCCGCTGAGACCAGGTAAAGAACTAGTCATTTGGCAAAAAGAAAGCAGCACAACAGCAAACCAAGACTCAATAATGCGTACATTAACTTATACGGTACGCAACGGAGACTCGTTAGCGCGAATTGCCAGTAAATTTAAAGTGAAAGTAAAAGATTTAGAAAAATGGAACCAAAGTAAACTGAAAAAATATTTACAGCCAGGTCAGAAATTAAAAATATATGTGGATGTCACTCGCACTTAA
- the gloB gene encoding hydroxyacylglutathione hydrolase, with translation MSLNVVPIQAFNDNYIWCIRNQTDCVLVDPGDAAPVLAYCEAEQLSIAGILITHHHWDHTGGIDELLNAYPNIPVYGPTNEKITQINNRLVDTQTILLDMFDLTLSVMTVPGHTLDHIAYYCEIGLFCGDTLFSAGCGRLFEGTPVQMYDSLQKLASLPASTKIYCTHEYTLANIDFALAAEPNNQTLKEYKQWAENKRAAQQATLPSTLDKEIAINPFLRCDSPELVQQVQQHCQQQLNSPQAVFTALRGWKDNF, from the coding sequence GTGTCTTTAAACGTGGTACCTATTCAAGCCTTCAATGATAATTACATTTGGTGTATTCGTAATCAAACAGATTGTGTACTGGTTGATCCAGGCGATGCGGCTCCAGTATTAGCATATTGTGAGGCTGAACAACTCTCTATAGCCGGCATACTGATTACCCACCACCACTGGGATCATACTGGCGGAATCGATGAGCTATTAAACGCTTATCCCAACATACCAGTTTATGGTCCAACAAATGAAAAAATCACACAAATAAACAATAGATTAGTAGATACACAAACAATTCTACTGGATATGTTTGATTTGACACTATCAGTGATGACTGTGCCGGGACATACACTAGATCATATTGCCTATTACTGCGAGATAGGATTATTTTGTGGCGATACATTGTTTTCAGCGGGTTGTGGTCGATTGTTCGAGGGCACACCTGTACAAATGTATGACTCATTACAAAAACTGGCAAGTTTACCCGCCAGCACTAAAATCTATTGTACCCATGAATATACCTTAGCCAATATTGATTTTGCGTTAGCAGCCGAGCCGAATAATCAAACACTTAAAGAATATAAACAGTGGGCTGAAAATAAAAGGGCAGCGCAACAAGCTACCCTGCCCTCTACATTGGACAAAGAAATAGCTATTAATCCATTTTTACGTTGTGATAGTCCAGAGTTAGTTCAGCAAGTCCAACAGCATTGTCAACAGCAGTTAAATTCACCACAAGCAGTGTTTACTGCCTTAAGAGGGTGGAAAGATAATTTTTAA
- a CDS encoding methyltransferase domain-containing protein, which translates to MKPALFPNTLTPPASWQDLPLGNQVKELIENELSEVSRKFFGYHLIRLGNLSSQIQLVNCPIKHQVNVTSDQQTHTGLLAKSTALPIAEKSVDTFLLTHELDFSDDPHQVLREVDRTIMPNGYLVLSGFNPFSLCGLFKYLPINKGNVLHDARFFSCGRVKDWLQLLGFEIIESKHLLFNELFLRRPIHTSSKWNTWGSEHLGMLSTLYVIVARKREIPLSLIKPKWQTKPKFSAVNANANARTGISHKNIL; encoded by the coding sequence ATGAAACCAGCGTTATTCCCAAATACTTTAACTCCTCCTGCTTCATGGCAAGACTTACCGCTTGGTAATCAAGTCAAGGAATTGATTGAAAACGAATTGTCTGAGGTCAGTCGAAAATTCTTTGGTTATCATTTAATCCGTCTTGGCAATTTAAGCAGCCAAATTCAATTAGTTAATTGTCCGATTAAACATCAGGTAAATGTGACCAGTGACCAACAAACCCATACGGGGTTATTGGCTAAATCGACAGCTTTGCCTATTGCCGAAAAAAGTGTCGACACTTTTTTGTTAACTCATGAGCTGGACTTTTCTGATGATCCTCATCAAGTGTTACGAGAAGTTGACCGTACTATTATGCCTAATGGCTATCTGGTGTTGTCGGGATTTAACCCTTTTAGCTTGTGTGGTTTATTTAAATATTTGCCCATTAATAAAGGTAATGTATTACATGATGCGCGCTTTTTCAGCTGTGGCCGAGTCAAGGATTGGTTACAACTGTTAGGTTTTGAAATAATAGAAAGTAAACATTTATTATTTAATGAGTTGTTTTTGCGCAGGCCAATACATACCTCCTCAAAGTGGAATACATGGGGTTCTGAGCATTTAGGCATGTTGTCTACTTTATATGTGATTGTGGCCAGAAAACGGGAAATTCCTTTGTCTTTGATAAAACCTAAATGGCAAACCAAACCTAAATTTTCAGCGGTGAACGCTAACGCTAATGCTCGAACTGGGATATCACATAAAAATATTCTTTAA
- a CDS encoding DUF3307 domain-containing protein, which yields MPELTLLAILILGHVIGDFYLQPSGWVKQRLAKHYKSEDLYYHVAVHGVITLCAFVLFSKQGVWACLLYSLIVLFSHLLIDLVKSYSKQNTVTFLCDQLAHLLIIVAVWAMATGKLTELFSLLSVQNISYQQASIAIGYLLVLKPSSIVITMLLQPWSKKLKNEAELSATQTDGDLQSAGKRIGYLERILILTFILLNQFSAIGFLLAAKSVFRFGDLSRDKDKKMTEYVMLGTLTSFTITIVVGLMVTGIASQLPMGK from the coding sequence ATGCCTGAGTTAACCTTATTGGCAATATTAATATTAGGCCATGTTATTGGTGATTTTTATTTACAGCCAAGTGGGTGGGTAAAACAACGTTTAGCCAAACATTATAAATCTGAAGATTTGTATTATCACGTGGCGGTGCATGGCGTCATTACTTTATGTGCATTTGTTTTATTCAGTAAACAAGGTGTTTGGGCTTGTTTGCTATACAGCCTAATTGTGTTGTTTAGTCATTTATTAATTGATTTAGTGAAATCCTATAGTAAGCAAAACACAGTGACATTTTTGTGCGATCAATTGGCCCACCTATTAATCATTGTGGCGGTATGGGCAATGGCTACAGGAAAATTAACAGAATTATTTTCTTTGTTGTCAGTGCAAAATATCAGCTACCAACAGGCAAGTATTGCCATTGGTTATTTATTGGTACTTAAACCTTCGTCTATTGTAATTACTATGTTGTTACAACCTTGGAGCAAAAAGTTAAAAAATGAAGCAGAGTTATCAGCTACCCAAACAGACGGTGACTTACAATCTGCGGGAAAACGAATTGGTTACTTAGAAAGAATACTCATATTAACCTTTATTTTATTAAATCAGTTTTCTGCCATCGGCTTTTTATTAGCCGCTAAATCGGTATTTAGGTTTGGTGATCTGAGTCGTGATAAAGATAAAAAAATGACGGAATACGTGATGCTGGGTACCTTAACCAGTTTTACTATTACTATTGTGGTGGGCTTAATGGTAACCGGCATTGCCAGCCAGTTACCTATGGGTAAATAA
- a CDS encoding nuclear transport factor 2 family protein has translation MTANTRPPLPPFTHESAVQKVRMAEDGWNNRNPDKVVLAYSEDTIWRNRNEFPIGRAQAHAFLTKKWATEHEYRLIKELWAHSDNRIAVRFAYEWHNDQGQYYRSYGNENWQFNEQGLMTHRFASINDLAIEQSERKFFWPLGTCPADHPSLSDLGL, from the coding sequence ATAACAGCTAACACACGTCCCCCTTTGCCTCCCTTTACTCATGAGTCAGCTGTGCAAAAAGTACGTATGGCTGAAGATGGTTGGAATAACCGCAACCCAGATAAAGTAGTATTGGCGTACAGCGAAGATACCATTTGGCGAAACCGTAATGAGTTTCCTATTGGCCGCGCACAAGCCCATGCTTTTTTAACCAAAAAATGGGCAACTGAACACGAATACCGATTGATCAAAGAATTGTGGGCTCATAGCGACAACCGTATTGCTGTGCGTTTTGCTTATGAATGGCACAATGATCAAGGCCAATATTACCGCTCTTATGGCAATGAAAACTGGCAATTTAACGAGCAAGGGTTAATGACCCATAGATTCGCTAGCATTAATGATTTAGCCATTGAACAATCAGAACGAAAGTTTTTTTGGCCGCTTGGTACATGTCCTGCCGATCACCCTAGTTTGTCAGACTTAGGTTTATAG